A genomic region of Micromonospora sp. NBC_01796 contains the following coding sequences:
- the rimP gene encoding ribosome maturation factor RimP produces the protein MTQRGRATSRSTAGPRAGERRSVERPRGDLTARRAQLRAVIEPVVIAQGYDLEDISVSRAGRRHVVRIIVDGDGGINLDAVADVSRAISAALDLAEETGGDLIAGEYQLEVSSPGVDRPLTLPRHWRRNVGRLVKVTTKGPGRSAPEQRTADPATGDRPATERQVTARVIAADDERVRFDLDGTSGEWAYADLGPGRVQVEFSRLDEVADEDLAEIDDDQSDMHDDDLPEIDDTDDEDVEGEER, from the coding sequence ATGACGCAGCGTGGCCGCGCTACCAGCCGGTCGACGGCTGGACCGCGGGCTGGTGAGCGGCGCTCCGTGGAACGCCCTCGGGGTGATCTTACGGCTCGTCGGGCCCAACTACGGGCGGTGATCGAGCCGGTGGTGATCGCGCAGGGGTACGACCTGGAGGACATCTCGGTCTCCCGCGCCGGCCGACGGCACGTGGTCCGGATCATCGTGGACGGCGACGGCGGCATCAACCTCGACGCGGTGGCCGACGTGTCCCGCGCCATCTCGGCCGCGCTCGACCTGGCCGAGGAGACCGGCGGGGACCTGATCGCCGGGGAATACCAGCTCGAGGTCAGTTCGCCGGGCGTGGACCGCCCGCTGACCCTGCCCCGGCACTGGCGGCGTAACGTCGGTCGACTGGTCAAGGTCACCACGAAGGGTCCCGGCCGGTCCGCGCCGGAGCAGCGTACGGCGGATCCGGCGACCGGTGACCGCCCGGCCACCGAGCGGCAGGTCACCGCACGGGTGATCGCCGCCGACGACGAACGGGTGCGGTTCGACCTGGACGGGACGTCCGGGGAGTGGGCCTACGCGGATCTCGGCCCCGGTCGGGTGCAGGTGGAGTTCAGCCGGCTCGACGAGGTGGCGGACGAGGACCTGGCGGAGATCGACGACGACCAGTCCGACATGCACGACGACGACCTGCCCGAAATCGACGACACTGACGACGAAGATGTGGAGGGCGAGGAGAGGTGA
- a CDS encoding ferritin-like domain-containing protein: MSGPLDAALAAEHAAIFAYGPIGVRLAGAAATDARAAEAAHRTRRDALVLLLTTGGGTAPAAAASYELPYPVTDPASALRLAVEIEERTGAVWRAALATTTGVERGRALDALTDCAVRATRWRRTAGVTPATVAFPGRPT; the protein is encoded by the coding sequence ATGAGCGGGCCACTGGACGCGGCACTCGCCGCCGAGCACGCGGCGATCTTCGCGTACGGGCCGATCGGGGTGCGACTGGCCGGGGCGGCGGCCACCGACGCACGGGCCGCCGAGGCCGCTCACCGGACCCGGCGGGACGCGCTGGTGCTGCTGTTGACCACCGGCGGCGGGACCGCGCCCGCGGCGGCGGCCAGTTACGAGTTGCCGTACCCGGTCACGGATCCGGCGTCGGCGCTGCGGCTGGCGGTCGAGATCGAGGAACGTACCGGCGCGGTCTGGCGGGCGGCGCTCGCCACCACCACCGGTGTCGAACGTGGGCGGGCTCTGGACGCGCTGACCGACTGCGCCGTACGGGCCACCCGGTGGCGGCGCACCGCGGGCGTCACTCCCGCCACGGTGGCATTCCCCGGTCGACCAACCTAG
- a CDS encoding PadR family transcriptional regulator → MSIRYGLLALLERGPMYGYQLRSAFEESIGATWPLNIGQVYTTLGRLVRDELVESLPEHDAGQRPYRITEAGRADLAGWFGTALRRTDRPRDELTIKLALALATPGVDIDAVVNTQRVASRQALQEFVRRKIRDTDADNVSGRLVLDAMIFQTEAEIRWLDHCLETLGRGGTRPVAEQP, encoded by the coding sequence GTGTCCATCCGCTACGGCCTGCTGGCCCTGCTCGAACGCGGGCCGATGTACGGCTACCAGCTCCGATCCGCCTTCGAGGAGTCGATCGGCGCCACCTGGCCGCTCAACATCGGGCAGGTCTACACCACCCTCGGCCGCCTCGTCCGGGACGAGTTGGTCGAATCGTTGCCGGAGCACGACGCCGGGCAGCGGCCGTACCGGATCACCGAGGCCGGACGGGCGGACCTGGCCGGGTGGTTCGGCACGGCGCTGCGCCGTACCGACCGGCCCCGGGACGAGTTGACGATCAAGCTGGCGCTGGCGCTGGCCACACCGGGGGTCGACATCGACGCGGTGGTGAACACCCAGCGGGTGGCGAGCAGGCAGGCGCTGCAGGAGTTCGTCCGGCGCAAGATCCGCGACACCGACGCCGACAACGTCTCCGGGCGGCTGGTGCTGGACGCGATGATCTTCCAGACCGAGGCGGAGATCCGCTGGCTGGACCACTGCCTGGAGACCCTGGGCCGGGGCGGCACGCGGCCGGTAGCCGAGCAGCCGTAG
- a CDS encoding nitroreductase/quinone reductase family protein, translating into MSALGTLARRFSHRRWFARTVRFVVPVDRVIGRLTRGRVVALGIAPSLIITTTGRRSGQPRSNPLLFVRDGDAYVVIASNWGQAQHPAWSLNLLADPSATVTLDGARLPVRATLAEGAQRERLWQLLLTEWPAYQTYVERAGGRDLRIFRLAPDGPATAADDGAPADGPAAVADDGADAGPPDPRP; encoded by the coding sequence ATGTCCGCACTCGGTACGCTCGCCCGCCGGTTCAGCCACCGACGGTGGTTCGCCCGGACGGTCCGGTTCGTCGTCCCGGTCGACCGGGTGATCGGTCGCCTGACCAGGGGACGGGTGGTCGCGCTCGGGATCGCCCCGTCGCTGATCATCACGACCACCGGCCGCCGCTCGGGACAGCCCCGCAGCAACCCCCTGCTCTTCGTACGCGACGGCGACGCGTACGTGGTGATCGCCTCGAACTGGGGCCAGGCCCAGCACCCGGCCTGGTCGCTGAACCTGCTCGCCGACCCGAGCGCCACGGTCACCCTCGACGGCGCCCGGCTCCCGGTCCGGGCCACCCTGGCGGAGGGTGCGCAGCGGGAACGGCTGTGGCAACTGCTGCTGACGGAGTGGCCGGCGTACCAGACCTATGTGGAGCGGGCCGGCGGCCGGGACCTGCGGATCTTCCGGCTGGCCCCGGACGGCCCCGCCACCGCAGCCGACGACGGCGCCCCGGCGGACGGCCCTGCCGCCGTGGCCGACGATGGCGCCGACGCGGGTCCGCCCGACCCGCGGCCCTGA
- a CDS encoding VIT1/CCC1 transporter family protein: MTETPAAVREDHHADVSGGWLRPAVFGAMDGLVTNIALIAGVGGGGIAPRTIVLTGVAGLVAGAISMGLGEYTSVRSQNEQLAAEVAKERRELERHPEAEAQELADAWVQRGLPRHLAEQVALALRSNPEEALRVHVREELGVDPDEQPSPWTAAILSTVCFSIGALVPLLTYLVGFTNLWLALGVGALGLFVAGALVARFTGRPWWISGTRQLLLGMAAAVVTYLVGRLIGLGGPLG, from the coding sequence ATGACCGAAACCCCGGCAGCGGTACGAGAGGACCATCACGCCGACGTCTCCGGTGGCTGGCTGCGCCCCGCCGTCTTCGGTGCGATGGACGGACTGGTCACCAACATCGCCTTGATCGCCGGCGTCGGTGGGGGCGGCATCGCGCCGCGCACCATCGTGCTGACCGGCGTCGCCGGCCTCGTCGCCGGAGCGATCTCGATGGGGCTCGGCGAGTACACCAGCGTCCGCTCCCAGAACGAGCAGTTGGCCGCCGAGGTGGCCAAGGAGCGTCGCGAACTGGAGCGGCACCCGGAGGCCGAGGCGCAGGAACTGGCCGACGCCTGGGTGCAGCGCGGGCTGCCCCGTCATCTCGCCGAACAGGTCGCCCTGGCGCTGCGGAGCAACCCCGAAGAGGCGCTGCGGGTGCACGTACGCGAGGAACTCGGGGTCGATCCGGACGAGCAGCCGAGCCCCTGGACGGCCGCGATCCTGTCGACGGTCTGCTTCTCCATCGGCGCCCTGGTGCCCCTGCTGACCTACCTGGTCGGCTTCACCAACCTCTGGCTGGCGTTGGGCGTCGGCGCGCTGGGCCTGTTCGTGGCCGGTGCGCTGGTGGCCCGGTTCACCGGCCGGCCGTGGTGGATCAGCGGCACCCGGCAACTGCTGCTCGGTATGGCGGCGGCCGTGGTGACGTACCTGGTCGGGCGGTTGATCGGCCTCGGCGGCCCGCTCGGCTGA
- the map gene encoding type I methionyl aminopeptidase codes for MNVRAPLTPGTLSPWRPVPPQIARPEYVGKKRPAQWRGSHVQTAETIEKMRVAGRIAAQATQLAGEHCKPGVTTDEIDRVVHEFLVDQGAYPSTLGYRGFPKSCCTSLNEVICHGIPDTTVLEDGDIINVDVTAFIDGVHGDTDATFCVGEVAEPNRLLVERTHEAMMRGIRAVAPGRQINVIGRVIESYARRFGYGVVRDFTGHGIGETFHSGLYVPHYDSPRPTDVMEPGMTFTIEPMITLGTHEYDMWADGWTVVTKDRRWTAQFEHTILVTEDGHEILTLP; via the coding sequence ATGAACGTCCGTGCGCCACTCACCCCAGGCACGCTGTCCCCGTGGCGGCCGGTGCCGCCCCAGATCGCCCGACCGGAGTACGTCGGCAAGAAGCGGCCCGCCCAGTGGCGCGGATCCCACGTGCAGACCGCCGAGACGATCGAGAAGATGCGGGTCGCCGGGCGGATCGCCGCGCAGGCCACGCAGCTCGCGGGTGAGCACTGCAAGCCGGGGGTCACCACGGACGAGATCGACCGGGTGGTGCACGAGTTCCTGGTCGACCAGGGCGCGTACCCGTCGACGCTGGGCTACCGGGGTTTCCCCAAGTCGTGCTGCACCAGCCTGAACGAGGTCATCTGCCACGGCATCCCGGACACCACCGTGCTGGAGGACGGCGACATCATCAACGTCGACGTCACCGCCTTCATCGACGGGGTGCACGGCGACACCGACGCCACGTTCTGCGTGGGCGAGGTGGCGGAGCCGAACCGGCTGCTGGTGGAGCGGACCCACGAGGCCATGATGCGGGGCATCCGGGCGGTCGCCCCGGGGCGGCAGATCAACGTCATCGGTCGGGTGATCGAGTCGTACGCCCGCCGGTTCGGCTACGGGGTGGTACGCGACTTCACCGGCCACGGCATCGGCGAGACCTTCCACAGCGGGCTGTACGTCCCGCACTACGACAGCCCCCGGCCCACCGACGTGATGGAACCGGGGATGACCTTCACCATCGAGCCGATGATCACCCTCGGCACCCACGAGTACGACATGTGGGCCGACGGCTGGACCGTCGTGACCAAGGACCGGCGGTGGACCGCCCAGTTCGAGCACACGATCCTGGTGACCGAGGACGGTCACGAGATCCTCACCCTGCCATGA
- a CDS encoding ATP-binding SpoIIE family protein phosphatase, which translates to MSAGPAGDDGLNPAGPVHGTRQLPVGVDAGTTTVDTAGTGGGDWYDVVTSVDGHLVLVVGDVLDTGVPAVAAMGQLRTALLAELLGGVAPGTALTHLNAQFGNALRGSYAIVVCLEFDPHTGRLCYASAGHPSPVCLGPEGQIDLLHRRPLGPPIGAGPDARYDTIESRLAPGARLLFYSAAPARAPTPVAPPADVIFPFRPVWDSPRPVAAIPVEPAEEQIEELIQVRFVQAPRRPRADGVAILALAETAPNRFALRLPADPTKLSTLRQRLLDFLTEHQVGEEDLFDLVVAVSEAAANAIEHPVAPVDRTITVEVTVADGTVVATVRDSGQWREAHDPGFRGRGLELIRALGELRVSRTAEGTELTFWRRLSS; encoded by the coding sequence ATGAGCGCGGGACCGGCAGGAGACGACGGCCTAAACCCGGCCGGTCCGGTGCACGGTACGCGCCAACTCCCTGTCGGCGTCGATGCCGGCACCACCACGGTCGACACCGCAGGTACGGGCGGCGGCGACTGGTACGACGTGGTCACGAGCGTCGACGGCCACCTGGTGCTGGTGGTCGGGGACGTGCTCGACACCGGGGTGCCGGCGGTGGCGGCGATGGGTCAACTGCGTACCGCACTGCTGGCGGAGCTGCTGGGCGGGGTGGCGCCCGGTACCGCCCTCACCCACCTCAACGCGCAGTTCGGCAACGCGCTGCGCGGGTCGTACGCGATCGTGGTCTGCCTGGAGTTCGACCCGCACACCGGCCGGCTCTGCTACGCCAGCGCGGGTCACCCGTCACCGGTCTGCCTCGGCCCCGAGGGCCAGATCGACCTGCTGCACCGGCGACCGCTCGGCCCGCCGATCGGGGCCGGGCCCGATGCCCGGTACGACACGATCGAGTCCCGGTTGGCGCCGGGGGCGCGGCTGCTGTTCTACAGCGCGGCCCCCGCACGGGCACCCACCCCGGTGGCGCCCCCGGCCGACGTGATCTTCCCGTTCCGCCCGGTGTGGGACTCGCCCCGGCCGGTGGCGGCGATCCCGGTCGAGCCGGCCGAAGAGCAGATAGAGGAGCTGATCCAGGTGCGTTTCGTCCAGGCACCACGCCGGCCGAGGGCCGACGGGGTGGCGATCCTGGCGCTCGCGGAGACCGCGCCGAACCGGTTCGCCCTGCGCCTGCCGGCGGACCCGACCAAGCTGAGCACCCTGCGCCAGCGGTTGCTGGACTTCCTCACCGAGCACCAGGTGGGCGAGGAAGACCTGTTCGATCTTGTGGTCGCGGTCTCCGAGGCGGCGGCGAACGCGATCGAGCATCCGGTGGCACCGGTGGACCGGACCATCACCGTCGAGGTGACCGTCGCCGACGGCACGGTGGTGGCGACCGTACGGGACAGCGGCCAGTGGCGGGAGGCGCACGATCCGGGGTTCCGGGGGCGGGGGTTGGAGCTGATCCGGGCGCTCGGCGAGCTGCGGGTGAGCCGTACCGCCGAGGGCACCGAGCTGACCTTCTGGCGGCGCCTGTCGTCCTGA
- a CDS encoding DUF456 domain-containing protein codes for MDLTDTDSLVTVLAGLAILAGIIGVLMPVLPALPLCWGGVLIWAIFADGGWGRWVVLGIATALTVVGTIIKYAWPGRNLKRTGVPNSTLLAGGVLGLVGFFVVPVVGLVLGFVLGVWLAERLRLGENRLAWPSTKDALKAFGLAMLVELSVALAIALTWVVGLAVV; via the coding sequence GTGGATCTGACGGACACCGATTCCCTGGTCACTGTCCTGGCTGGACTGGCCATCCTGGCCGGCATCATCGGCGTACTCATGCCCGTGCTGCCGGCACTGCCGCTGTGCTGGGGCGGCGTACTGATCTGGGCGATCTTCGCGGACGGCGGCTGGGGCCGGTGGGTGGTGCTCGGCATCGCCACCGCGCTCACCGTGGTCGGGACCATCATCAAGTACGCCTGGCCGGGGCGGAACCTGAAGCGGACCGGGGTGCCGAACAGCACGTTGCTGGCCGGCGGCGTACTCGGGCTGGTGGGCTTCTTCGTCGTGCCGGTGGTGGGCCTGGTCCTCGGCTTCGTGCTCGGTGTCTGGCTGGCCGAGCGGCTCCGGCTGGGCGAGAACCGGTTGGCCTGGCCGTCGACCAAGGACGCGCTCAAGGCGTTCGGCCTGGCCATGCTGGTCGAACTGAGCGTCGCCCTCGCCATCGCGCTGACCTGGGTGGTCGGCCTGGCCGTGGTCTGA
- a CDS encoding putative bifunctional diguanylate cyclase/phosphodiesterase — protein MPAPVPPAGGEEFSRAGVHRYAQQWAGAVARLGFVPMSAVETERLLTVHTVRLAQALLAEPFSAEPADDVGRALVGAHLTAPAVLDWSVRALGNGFAAAVLLERPDSPAVRHRVTQLQGGLAAGFARALRELTFSQQERISRSAWQARDETEQALRDSEARFRAVFTGAALGIGIADTGGRIVDVNQAFAEMLGYSVGELRDTDVTSLCHPEDAEPLAELYRDLVEGKRETVRVEKRYCRKDGDVVRTDLALSLIRHDDGRPRFIVAMAEDITERYELQQRLRFQALHDPLTGLPNRTLFFDRLAAVFADGEPADRVGLCFLDLDGFKAINDSLGHDLGDRLLVVVARRLAESVSGRGHLVARMGGDEFVILVDGSGGPQEVIDVAEVALATVARPVHVGDQQLEVSASIGLVEGPLAGTRPAELMKAADATLYWAKADGRGRWAVYDPERGARDNTRAGLAAVLPAALERGEFTVDYQPIVALADGSTRAVEALVRWRHPELGLLGPDQFIGLAEETGLIIRLGRWVLHQACGYGSRWRREFPDSRLVVSVNLAVRQVNDPGVVDMVADVLAETGFPAELLQLEITESALMATSGEPVRSMRRLAALGVRLAIDDFGTGYSNLAYLRRLPFHTLKLAAPFVEGIRTGDPLALVDERIVDALVRLAHALGLSVTAEAVETAGQADRLRALTCDTGQGLYFGAPVAADEITARLRESAFRRAG, from the coding sequence GTGCCGGCCCCCGTACCACCGGCCGGCGGTGAGGAGTTCAGCCGGGCAGGTGTGCACCGGTACGCCCAACAGTGGGCCGGCGCCGTCGCCCGGCTCGGGTTCGTGCCGATGAGCGCGGTGGAGACCGAACGCCTGCTGACCGTGCACACCGTACGGCTCGCGCAGGCGTTGCTCGCCGAGCCGTTCAGCGCCGAACCCGCGGACGACGTCGGTCGGGCCCTCGTCGGGGCGCACCTGACCGCCCCGGCCGTGCTCGACTGGTCCGTACGCGCCCTCGGCAACGGGTTCGCCGCCGCGGTCCTCCTCGAACGGCCCGACTCCCCGGCCGTACGGCACCGGGTGACGCAGTTGCAGGGTGGCCTGGCCGCCGGCTTCGCCCGGGCGCTGCGCGAGCTGACGTTCAGCCAGCAGGAGCGGATCAGCCGTTCGGCCTGGCAGGCCCGGGACGAGACCGAGCAGGCGCTGCGGGACAGCGAGGCACGGTTCCGAGCCGTCTTCACCGGGGCCGCGCTGGGCATCGGGATCGCCGACACCGGCGGCCGGATCGTCGACGTCAACCAGGCGTTCGCCGAGATGCTGGGCTACTCCGTCGGCGAACTGCGCGACACCGACGTGACCTCGCTCTGCCACCCCGAGGACGCCGAGCCGCTGGCCGAGCTCTACCGGGACCTGGTCGAGGGCAAGCGGGAGACCGTCCGGGTGGAGAAGCGGTACTGCCGCAAGGACGGCGACGTCGTCCGGACCGACCTGGCGCTCTCCCTGATCCGGCACGACGACGGCCGGCCGAGGTTCATCGTGGCCATGGCCGAGGACATCACCGAACGGTACGAGTTGCAGCAGCGGCTGCGCTTCCAGGCACTGCACGACCCGCTGACCGGGCTGCCGAACCGTACCCTCTTCTTCGACCGGCTGGCGGCGGTCTTCGCCGACGGTGAACCCGCCGACCGGGTCGGCCTCTGCTTCCTCGACCTCGACGGCTTCAAGGCGATCAACGACAGCCTCGGGCACGACCTCGGTGACCGGTTGCTGGTGGTGGTCGCCCGGCGGCTCGCCGAATCCGTCTCCGGCCGTGGTCACCTGGTCGCCCGGATGGGCGGCGACGAGTTTGTCATCCTGGTCGACGGCAGCGGCGGCCCGCAGGAGGTGATCGACGTGGCGGAGGTGGCGCTGGCCACCGTCGCCCGTCCGGTGCATGTCGGCGACCAGCAGCTCGAGGTCTCGGCGAGCATCGGCCTGGTCGAGGGCCCACTCGCCGGGACCCGCCCGGCCGAGCTGATGAAGGCCGCGGACGCCACCCTCTACTGGGCCAAGGCGGACGGGCGCGGACGCTGGGCGGTCTACGACCCCGAGCGGGGCGCCCGGGACAACACCCGCGCCGGGCTCGCCGCGGTGCTGCCGGCCGCGCTGGAGCGGGGCGAGTTCACCGTGGACTACCAGCCGATCGTGGCACTCGCCGACGGATCGACCCGGGCGGTCGAGGCGCTGGTCCGGTGGCGGCACCCGGAGCTGGGACTGCTCGGCCCGGACCAGTTCATCGGGCTGGCCGAGGAGACCGGCCTGATCATCCGACTCGGTCGCTGGGTACTGCACCAGGCGTGCGGGTACGGCAGCCGGTGGCGGCGGGAGTTCCCCGACTCCCGCCTCGTGGTCAGCGTCAACCTGGCCGTACGGCAGGTCAACGATCCGGGTGTGGTCGACATGGTGGCCGACGTGCTCGCCGAGACCGGCTTCCCGGCCGAACTGCTGCAACTGGAGATCACCGAGAGCGCGCTGATGGCCACCTCCGGGGAGCCCGTACGTTCGATGCGCCGGCTCGCCGCGCTCGGCGTACGCCTGGCCATCGACGACTTCGGCACCGGTTACTCGAACCTGGCGTACCTGCGGCGGTTGCCGTTCCACACGCTGAAGCTCGCCGCACCGTTCGTCGAGGGGATCCGGACCGGCGATCCGCTCGCCCTGGTCGACGAGCGGATCGTGGACGCCCTGGTCCGGTTGGCGCACGCGCTGGGCCTGTCGGTGACCGCCGAGGCGGTGGAGACGGCCGGTCAGGCCGACCGGCTGCGGGCGCTGACCTGCGACACCGGGCAGGGGCTGTACTTCGGGGCGCCGGTCGCGGCGGACGAGATAACCGCTCGACTACGCGAATCCGCCTTCCGTAGGGCAGGCTGA
- the pcaF gene encoding 3-oxoadipyl-CoA thiolase: protein MTAAYLVSGVRTPIGRYAGALAGVRPDDLAAHVIRELVARHRTVDWAAVDDVVLGCANQAGEDNRNVARMATLLAGLPEAVPGTTVNRLCGSGLDAVGIAARAVIAGEADLMVAGGVESMSRAPFVMPKATTPFSRAAEIYDTTLGWRFVNPLMERGWGTDAMPETAENVAAEYGVDRAAQDAFAYRSQQRAARAQASGRLAEEIAPIEVPAGRRETRLVDLDEHPRETSLERLAALPTPFRDGGTVTAGNSSGVNDGAAAVLVASADAVRRYDLTPLARITGSAAAGVPPRVMGMGPVPATGRLLDRLGIGIGDVDLVELNEAFAAQAVAVLRELGLPEDAEHVNPNGGAIALGHPLGASGARLALTAGLELRHRGARRALCTMCIGVGQGIALMLESVD, encoded by the coding sequence GTGACAGCGGCATACCTCGTCTCCGGCGTCCGTACCCCGATCGGCCGGTACGCCGGCGCGCTGGCCGGCGTACGTCCGGACGACCTCGCGGCGCACGTGATCCGGGAACTCGTGGCCCGCCACCGGACGGTCGACTGGGCGGCCGTGGACGATGTGGTGCTCGGCTGCGCCAACCAGGCCGGTGAGGACAACCGGAACGTGGCCCGGATGGCGACCCTGCTGGCCGGGCTCCCCGAGGCTGTGCCGGGGACCACCGTGAACCGGTTGTGCGGCTCGGGGCTGGACGCGGTCGGGATCGCCGCCCGCGCCGTCATCGCCGGTGAGGCCGACCTGATGGTCGCCGGCGGGGTGGAGAGCATGAGCCGGGCGCCGTTTGTCATGCCGAAGGCGACCACACCCTTCTCCCGCGCGGCGGAGATCTACGACACCACGCTCGGGTGGCGGTTCGTCAACCCGCTGATGGAACGCGGCTGGGGCACCGACGCCATGCCGGAGACGGCGGAGAACGTGGCCGCCGAGTACGGCGTCGACCGGGCCGCCCAGGACGCGTTCGCGTACCGCTCCCAGCAGCGGGCGGCACGCGCCCAGGCCAGCGGCCGGCTCGCCGAGGAGATCGCGCCGATCGAGGTTCCGGCCGGCCGCCGGGAGACCCGGTTGGTGGACCTCGACGAGCACCCGAGGGAGACCTCCCTGGAGCGGCTCGCGGCACTGCCCACCCCGTTCCGCGACGGCGGCACCGTCACCGCCGGGAACTCCTCCGGGGTCAACGACGGCGCCGCCGCGGTGCTCGTCGCCAGCGCAGACGCGGTACGCCGCTACGACCTCACCCCGCTGGCCCGGATCACCGGATCGGCCGCCGCCGGGGTGCCGCCACGGGTGATGGGCATGGGCCCGGTCCCGGCGACCGGGCGGCTGCTCGACCGGCTCGGCATCGGCATCGGCGACGTCGACCTGGTCGAGTTGAACGAGGCGTTCGCCGCGCAGGCGGTCGCCGTCCTGCGCGAGTTGGGACTGCCGGAGGACGCCGAGCACGTCAACCCGAACGGCGGCGCGATCGCCCTCGGGCATCCGCTCGGCGCCAGCGGTGCCCGGCTGGCGTTGACCGCGGGGCTGGAACTGCGCCACCGGGGGGCGCGGCGGGCGCTGTGCACCATGTGCATCGGGGTCGGTCAGGGCATCGCGCTGATGCTGGAGTCCGTCGACTAG
- a CDS encoding DUF998 domain-containing protein, producing MRRTLVARGAAASLLTGVVVVTLAVVAGPTSPVTGYVSEAGVGPSGYATAYQVGIFAVAVGLLLLAAALTPTLRPASTLLAVGAAGTGLSASVPCTAGCPLPPFEPTTTTDLVHGSGSILAVACVVFAMVAIAWSATDARVLRRLGLVGATVALPLSVTIGLAMLTVGRGPLIGAVERTLLLVIALWAIASALTAGFVRGDMSPERPAGSAVRHPGRP from the coding sequence ATGCGCCGGACCCTGGTCGCTCGCGGCGCCGCCGCCAGCCTGCTGACCGGAGTGGTCGTCGTGACCCTCGCCGTGGTCGCCGGTCCGACCTCCCCCGTCACCGGGTACGTCAGCGAGGCCGGCGTCGGCCCCAGCGGGTACGCGACCGCGTACCAGGTCGGGATCTTCGCGGTGGCGGTCGGCCTGCTCCTGCTCGCCGCGGCCCTGACCCCGACGCTGCGGCCGGCGTCCACCCTGCTGGCCGTCGGCGCCGCCGGCACCGGGCTGTCCGCCTCGGTTCCCTGCACCGCCGGTTGCCCGCTCCCGCCGTTCGAGCCGACCACCACCACCGACCTGGTCCACGGCAGCGGCAGCATCCTCGCGGTGGCCTGCGTCGTCTTCGCCATGGTGGCGATCGCCTGGTCGGCCACTGACGCCCGGGTGCTGCGCCGGCTCGGCCTGGTCGGCGCCACGGTGGCGCTGCCGCTGTCGGTGACGATCGGCCTGGCCATGCTCACCGTCGGCCGGGGACCCCTGATCGGGGCGGTCGAACGGACCCTGCTGCTCGTCATCGCGCTCTGGGCGATCGCCAGCGCATTGACAGCGGGCTTCGTACGCGGTGATATGTCACCCGAGCGTCCGGCCGGCTCCGCCGTCCGACATCCGGGCCGGCCCTGA